In one Nitrososphaerota archaeon genomic region, the following are encoded:
- a CDS encoding Lrp/AsnC ligand binding domain-containing protein encodes MVVACILICCEAGKYKDVVSDIKKTKGVKRVFGVHGRWDVVVEVEAPDLKALGEISLKLHGLEGVRATETLISF; translated from the coding sequence ATGGTAGTAGCATGTATTTTAATTTGTTGTGAAGCTGGAAAATATAAAGATGTAGTGTCGGATATTAAAAAGACTAAAGGTGTGAAAAGGGTTTTTGGCGTCCATGGAAGGTGGGATGTGGTTGTTGAAGTAGAAGCTCCTGACCTTAAAGCACTTGGTGAAATCTCACTGAAGCTTCATGGGTTAGAAGGAGTAAGAGCTACGGAAACTCTTATCAGTTTTTAG
- a CDS encoding Lrp/AsnC ligand binding domain-containing protein, whose translation MRACILIRILPGKGTKVLESVKKFSEVKSAYFVFGRYDIVAFAEAPTFEALSSLIAKINAISGIKSTESLMETAQ comes from the coding sequence ATGAGAGCTTGTATTTTAATTAGAATTCTTCCAGGAAAAGGAACAAAGGTTCTAGAAAGTGTTAAAAAGTTTTCTGAAGTTAAAAGTGCTTATTTTGTATTTGGAAGATATGATATTGTTGCTTTTGCAGAAGCTCCAACATTTGAAGCTTTAAGTAGTTTAATAGCTAAAATAAATGCAATTTCAGGAATTAAAAGCACAGAATCGCTTATGGAAACTGCCCAATAG
- a CDS encoding SIMPL domain-containing protein (The SIMPL domain is named for its presence in mouse protein SIMPL (signalling molecule that associates with mouse pelle-like kinase). Bacterial member BP26, from Brucella, was shown to assemble into a channel-like structure, while YggE from E. coli has been associated with resistance to oxidative stress.) produces the protein MFEERKIVFIALVVIAIALALLVINIVMLMPIYSVLASASSSFSEIKNEDIIKSAILKEITTEEGKTITVSGTGTAASKPEVAIVYLSVITRDESASNAQLLNAEKMNSAINALKNAGIKEEQIETTRYSLQPIYEYDEKLRRSVLVGYQCVNTIKVTLEELNKVGKIIDTAVLAGVNEVSSITFSLKEETIEKLKLEALTKAVEDAKVKAETVAKAAGIKIIGPKKIDIGGYISPIRYEVVKEAMAVPETPIIAPEELTVSMNVNIVYEFE, from the coding sequence ATGTTTGAAGAAAGAAAAATAGTTTTTATAGCACTTGTAGTAATTGCAATAGCTTTAGCTTTATTGGTTATAAACATAGTAATGTTGATGCCGATTTATTCAGTTTTAGCATCTGCATCTTCGTCATTTAGTGAAATAAAAAATGAAGATATTATAAAATCAGCTATTTTAAAAGAAATAACTACAGAGGAAGGAAAAACTATAACAGTAAGTGGAACAGGAACTGCTGCTAGTAAACCTGAAGTTGCAATAGTATATTTGAGTGTAATTACTAGAGATGAATCTGCTTCTAATGCTCAATTACTTAATGCTGAAAAAATGAATAGTGCAATAAATGCTTTAAAAAATGCTGGAATAAAAGAAGAACAAATAGAAACTACAAGATATAGTCTACAACCAATATATGAATATGATGAAAAGCTTAGAAGATCTGTATTAGTTGGTTACCAATGTGTAAATACTATAAAAGTAACTTTAGAAGAATTGAATAAAGTTGGTAAAATAATAGATACAGCTGTTTTAGCTGGAGTTAATGAAGTTTCTTCAATAACATTTTCTTTAAAAGAAGAAACTATTGAAAAGCTTAAACTTGAAGCTTTAACTAAAGCTGTTGAAGATGCAAAGGTAAAAGCTGAAACTGTTGCTAAAGCTGCAGGAATAAAGATTATAGGTCCAAAGAAAATAGATATTGGCGGCTACATTTCTCCTATAAGATATGAGGTAGTGAAAGAAGCTATGGCAGTACCTGAAACACCTATAATAGCTCCAGAAGAACTTACTGTATCTATGAATGTCAATATAGTTTATGAATTTGAATAA
- a CDS encoding MFS transporter gives MNIRKEIKGLIIDINHLKKDAKLMILSDFIAWIAYGVYYTIYQFYLINAGYDGIMIGIVFMVYNMTSSILMIPGGLIADTYGRKRTFIIGTLLSIPPLLMIIFSTYFPIVLLSSIILGLSYAFSGPIFSALFADTLDRSEMDFGFSVIALFQSFSFAIGSIFGWIPNILNKKFNYTLIDSYKVVLGLIVILIFVSIIPILIIKPINKIKRRKSLNLRIKSSRIALKFMIINAIVAFGAGITIQMFGYYFYKKFGIKEDAYGTLSFITNIVCSPTFLIAPKLSQKIGILTTIIYTQLASVPGLIFITFSPNFAIASIIFIYRQVMMNMANPLIGSLLMKLIKEEERATVNSLSTLSWSISNALGMPIGGYMIDNIMVDLPPYVTSIFYIVYVILFYVLMRNEAYDNNR, from the coding sequence TTGAATATAAGAAAAGAAATAAAAGGTTTAATAATTGATATCAATCATCTTAAAAAAGACGCAAAACTTATGATTTTATCAGACTTTATTGCATGGATTGCTTATGGAGTCTATTATACTATTTATCAATTTTATCTTATAAATGCAGGTTATGACGGAATAATGATAGGAATTGTTTTCATGGTATATAATATGACTTCTTCAATATTAATGATTCCTGGAGGATTAATAGCAGATACTTATGGAAGAAAAAGAACATTCATCATTGGTACTTTATTAAGTATACCTCCATTATTAATGATTATTTTTTCTACATACTTTCCTATTGTTTTGCTTTCTTCAATAATATTAGGTTTATCTTATGCCTTTTCAGGACCAATTTTCTCAGCCCTTTTTGCAGACACTTTAGATAGAAGTGAGATGGATTTTGGTTTTAGCGTGATCGCTCTTTTTCAATCATTTTCATTTGCTATTGGAAGTATATTTGGTTGGATTCCCAATATTCTAAATAAGAAGTTTAATTACACATTAATCGATTCTTATAAAGTAGTTCTTGGATTAATTGTAATTTTAATATTTGTATCCATTATTCCAATATTAATAATTAAACCAATTAATAAAATAAAAAGGAGAAAAAGTTTAAACCTTAGGATTAAGTCTAGTAGAATAGCTTTAAAATTTATGATAATAAATGCTATAGTTGCTTTTGGTGCAGGTATAACTATTCAAATGTTTGGCTACTATTTTTATAAAAAATTTGGAATTAAAGAAGATGCATATGGTACTCTGAGTTTCATTACAAATATTGTATGCTCACCAACTTTTCTAATAGCTCCAAAGCTTTCTCAAAAAATAGGAATACTAACTACTATAATATATACTCAATTAGCTTCTGTTCCAGGTTTAATATTTATCACATTTTCACCAAATTTTGCAATAGCTTCAATAATTTTTATTTATCGACAAGTAATGATGAATATGGCAAATCCACTTATAGGATCATTACTTATGAAACTTATAAAAGAAGAGGAAAGGGCTACCGTAAATAGTTTATCAACTTTGAGTTGGTCTATTTCAAATGCATTAGGGATGCCTATAGGAGGATATATGATAGATAATATAATGGTTGATTTACCACCTTATGTGACTTCTATATTTTATATAGTTTATGTTATATTATTTTATGTTTTAATGAGAAATGAAGCATATGATAATAATCGATGA